Below is a genomic region from Methanooceanicella nereidis.
TATCATCATCCTTAATTATAAGACTTACACGGAAAGCCTGGGAGACAAAGGGAGAGAACTGACCTGGGCGGCTCGCGATTTGATGAGAGAGACGGGGATACGCATAATAGTATGCCCGCAAACGCCCGAACTGCATCATCACAAGGGATATGACATAGAGGTTTTCGCACAGCATGTCGATCCTATAGAGCCGGGAAGCCACACAGGACATGTATTGCCCCAAACGCTCCAGGCATGCGGTGTCACCGGGTCTCTGATAAACCACTCTGAGGACAGGATGCCAGCCGAGAAGATCAAGCAGTGCGTCGAGATCCTCCGCAAGCTGGGTATGACTTCCATAGTGTGTGCCGAGAGCATCGAAAAGGTCAAGGAAGTCTCCGCGTTCAAGCCCGACTTCGTCGCAATAGAGCCACCCGAGCTTATAGGAAGCGGAATACCCGTATCAAAGGCCGATCCTGACATAGTGACAAAATCCGTGGAAGCAGTCACCGACCCGAATGTTAAGGTGCTGTGCGGAGCCGGCATATCCAAAGGCGAGGACGTCAAGGCGGCTCTTGAGCTCGGGACTGTCGGAGTATTACTGGCTTCCGGCGTGGTTAAGGCAAAAGACCCGAAAGCCGCGCTGAAGGACTTAGTGACCTTCACCTGATGATGCCGTAGTAGATAAGCGCCATCAGTACGCCGGCCACTAAAAACGTATAGTTTATCACCGTGCTTGAGCCGTTAAACCATCGCGGTCCCCTCATCCTGTTATCGAAAGGCCCGTAAAACGGCACTCCTTTTTTTGTCAGCGAGTCAAGCAATACATGTGACAGAGTAGCGCTGAACATAGCAAGCGTCATGTAATGCGAAAGAATTCCCGCCTTTAATACCGAGCTAAAGAATATGTAAGTCATTATCGTGGCCGCTATTACTGTCGTAAGGCTATGAGTTATCCACGTGCGGTGAAATATGCCCCACAGGAATTTGTTGTCCATATCCGGTTTTACCGACATCGCCGCTGCTATGGCCGCTGCGACGGCTGAAAGCCCCAAAGCCTGGACAGAATCGACTCCTGCAGTGGTCACGTACAGAGTCCCGTAAAACAATAAAAGGGACCCTCCGAAATGGCCAGTCCTGTTAATATCCAATCCCCGGGGTATTTACGACTTAATGAAAAATAGATTTTTTCCTTTAATTTTAATATAGTATGATGTTTTTACGTTGTGCCTGTCGGATGGCAGGTAGGCACGTAATTTCACAGAAACACGGAAACACAAAATTTTTTATACGATTTTTTTAAGGGCTCTAAATCACAAAAAATACTCACGAAACCTCTAAGGCTCAAGTATCACTGTCAACGCTCTAATATCCCTAATGCTCGGCTCAACGCACTAACTTCTCTAAGTCACCAACTCTAAAACAAGGCCCGAATACTCTCCAAGGGCACGAAAGTTGGCGGTGTCCGGGGTTTTCTGTAAAATA
It encodes:
- a CDS encoding metal-dependent hydrolase encodes the protein MDINRTGHFGGSLLLFYGTLYVTTAGVDSVQALGLSAVAAAIAAAMSVKPDMDNKFLWGIFHRTWITHSLTTVIAATIMTYIFFSSVLKAGILSHYMTLAMFSATLSHVLLDSLTKKGVPFYGPFDNRMRGPRWFNGSSTVINYTFLVAGVLMALIYYGIIR
- the tpiA gene encoding triose-phosphate isomerase, with translation MKKPIIILNYKTYTESLGDKGRELTWAARDLMRETGIRIIVCPQTPELHHHKGYDIEVFAQHVDPIEPGSHTGHVLPQTLQACGVTGSLINHSEDRMPAEKIKQCVEILRKLGMTSIVCAESIEKVKEVSAFKPDFVAIEPPELIGSGIPVSKADPDIVTKSVEAVTDPNVKVLCGAGISKGEDVKAALELGTVGVLLASGVVKAKDPKAALKDLVTFT